One Rhodothermales bacterium DNA window includes the following coding sequences:
- the metH gene encoding methionine synthase yields the protein MNDTFHRLHHLLASRILVLDGAMGTMIQSFGLHEADYRGRRFADHPSPLKGNNDLLVITRPDIVRSIHDQFLEAGADLIETNTFNALSVVQSDYGLQAHAYEINLAAARLAREAADAFTARTPDKPRFVAGALGPANKTLSISPDVNDPGFRAITFDALADAYREQVAGLVDGGVDVLLVETVFDTMNCKAALVAIQQYAKDSGISLPVMISGTIVDQSGRTLSGQTPEAFWLSISHMPGLLSVGLNCALGSAQMRPYIESLARVATVPTSLYPNAGLPNAFGGYDESADFMAAQIEAYAAEGFVNIVGGCCGTTPAHIRRMAEVVRTLPPRVPPIVPPRLRLSGLEPLEFRPETNFVNIGERTNVTGSRRFARLIKDGQYDEALTVARQQVESGAQLIDVNMDEGMLDSEAAMVHFLHLIATEPDIARVPIVLDSSKWSVLQAGLKCIQGKGIVNSISMKEGEAAFLEQARTARMYGAAVIVMAFDEQGQADTFERRIAVCQRAYDLLTRAVGIPPEDIIFDPNIFAIATGIDAHNRYAIDFIETVRWIKRHLPYAHISGGVSNISFSFRGQDVVREAMHAAFLYHAIQAGMDMGIVNAGQLAIYEEIEPALLERVEDVLFDRRPDATERLVAFADAMAERPEQVASEAAWRQSSVDERLKHALVKGIVDFIDADIEEARMAYPSPLDVIEGPLMAGMNVVGDLFGAGKMFLPQVVKSARVMKKAVAYLVPFIEAANAGRPAERKTKVLMATVKGDVHDIGKNIVGVVLACNNYDVVDLGVMVPADIILDRAVSEQADVIGLSGLITPSLDEMVHVAGEMERRGMTVPLLIGGATTSRIHTAVKIAPKYSGAVVHVLDASRSVGVVTHLLSSDHRQGFMAAIQDEYEAVREAHHHRTSTAEYLPLEAARANAPAIDWTAAPITAPHRPGITVLRDIDLATLRPYIDWAPFFSAWEMKGKYPQLLDDPEIGVEARRLFDDAQQLLDELVRDGKLAAHAVLALFPAAGVGDDIDLFADERRDTPMARLHTLRQQSRKTSGRPNRALADYIAPAASGRQDYLGLFAVTAGDGVEALAAAYDRVHDVYNSIMVKALADRLVEAAAEWLHREVRTAYWGYTPEETLSSSELIREAYRGIRPAPGYPACPDHTEKRILWDVLDARRHTGIALTESLAMTPAASICGMYFAHPDAAYFNVGQIARDQVIDYADRKGMPLGEVERWLAPRLAYEPDAQEALATVSPRPSN from the coding sequence ATGAACGACACGTTTCATAGACTCCATCACCTCCTGGCCTCCCGCATCCTCGTGCTCGACGGGGCGATGGGGACGATGATCCAGTCCTTCGGACTGCATGAAGCCGATTACCGCGGCCGGCGCTTCGCCGATCATCCGTCGCCACTGAAGGGCAACAACGATCTGCTGGTGATCACCCGGCCGGATATCGTCCGATCGATTCACGATCAATTTCTGGAGGCCGGCGCGGATCTCATCGAGACCAATACCTTCAACGCCCTGTCGGTCGTCCAGTCCGACTACGGCCTGCAGGCCCACGCCTACGAGATCAACCTCGCCGCCGCACGCCTGGCCCGCGAAGCCGCCGACGCCTTCACGGCCCGCACGCCCGACAAGCCGCGCTTCGTCGCCGGCGCGCTCGGGCCGGCGAATAAAACCCTGTCGATCTCGCCGGACGTCAACGACCCCGGCTTCCGCGCCATCACTTTCGACGCTCTCGCCGATGCCTACCGCGAGCAGGTGGCCGGCCTGGTTGACGGCGGGGTCGATGTGTTGCTCGTGGAGACCGTCTTCGACACGATGAACTGCAAGGCCGCGCTCGTGGCCATCCAGCAGTATGCGAAGGATAGCGGCATCTCCCTGCCTGTGATGATTTCGGGGACGATCGTCGACCAGAGCGGCCGGACGCTCTCCGGCCAGACGCCCGAGGCGTTCTGGCTCTCGATCTCCCACATGCCCGGTCTGCTCAGCGTCGGCCTCAACTGCGCCCTGGGCTCGGCCCAGATGCGGCCGTACATCGAGTCTCTGGCGAGGGTCGCGACGGTGCCGACCAGCCTCTATCCGAACGCCGGCCTGCCGAACGCCTTCGGGGGGTACGACGAGTCGGCCGACTTCATGGCCGCGCAGATCGAGGCGTACGCGGCGGAGGGCTTCGTGAACATCGTCGGCGGGTGTTGCGGCACCACGCCGGCGCACATCCGGCGGATGGCGGAGGTCGTGCGGACCCTGCCTCCTCGAGTGCCGCCTATCGTGCCGCCGCGACTCCGGCTGAGCGGCCTCGAACCGCTCGAGTTTCGGCCCGAGACCAACTTCGTCAACATCGGCGAGCGCACGAACGTCACGGGGTCGCGGCGCTTTGCACGACTGATCAAGGACGGCCAGTACGACGAGGCGTTGACCGTGGCGCGGCAGCAGGTGGAAAGCGGCGCGCAACTGATCGACGTAAACATGGACGAGGGGATGTTGGATAGCGAGGCCGCGATGGTCCACTTCCTCCATCTCATCGCCACCGAGCCGGACATCGCGCGGGTGCCGATTGTGCTGGATTCGTCGAAGTGGAGCGTGCTCCAGGCCGGCCTGAAATGCATCCAGGGAAAGGGGATCGTCAATTCGATCAGCATGAAGGAAGGGGAGGCCGCCTTCCTGGAGCAGGCGCGCACCGCACGGATGTACGGCGCGGCCGTCATCGTCATGGCGTTCGACGAACAGGGTCAGGCGGACACCTTCGAGCGCCGCATCGCTGTCTGCCAACGCGCGTACGACTTACTCACCCGCGCCGTGGGCATCCCCCCCGAAGACATCATCTTCGATCCCAATATCTTCGCCATTGCCACCGGCATCGACGCCCACAACCGGTACGCGATCGATTTTATCGAGACCGTCCGGTGGATCAAACGGCACCTGCCGTACGCCCATATCTCGGGTGGCGTGAGCAACATCTCGTTTTCGTTTCGCGGCCAGGACGTCGTGCGCGAGGCCATGCACGCGGCGTTTTTGTACCACGCCATCCAGGCCGGCATGGACATGGGCATCGTCAACGCCGGGCAGCTGGCCATTTATGAGGAGATCGAGCCTGCGCTGCTGGAACGCGTCGAGGACGTGTTGTTCGATCGCCGGCCCGACGCCACCGAACGCCTCGTCGCCTTCGCCGACGCCATGGCGGAGCGTCCCGAGCAGGTGGCCAGCGAGGCCGCCTGGCGGCAGTCCAGCGTCGATGAGCGCCTGAAACACGCCCTGGTGAAGGGGATTGTCGACTTCATCGACGCTGACATCGAGGAGGCCCGTATGGCCTACCCGTCCCCACTGGATGTGATCGAGGGGCCGTTGATGGCCGGGATGAACGTCGTCGGCGACCTCTTCGGGGCCGGCAAGATGTTTTTGCCGCAGGTAGTGAAGAGCGCCCGGGTGATGAAAAAGGCCGTGGCCTATCTGGTGCCGTTTATCGAGGCCGCCAACGCTGGCCGGCCGGCGGAGCGGAAGACGAAAGTCCTGATGGCCACGGTGAAGGGGGATGTACACGATATCGGGAAAAACATCGTCGGCGTGGTGCTCGCGTGTAACAACTACGATGTCGTCGACCTCGGCGTGATGGTGCCGGCGGATATCATCCTGGACCGCGCCGTGAGTGAGCAGGCCGATGTGATCGGCCTGAGCGGGCTCATCACCCCCTCGCTTGACGAGATGGTGCACGTGGCCGGCGAGATGGAGCGCCGGGGGATGACCGTGCCGTTGCTGATTGGTGGCGCCACGACTTCCCGCATCCACACCGCCGTCAAAATCGCCCCGAAATACAGCGGCGCGGTGGTCCATGTGCTGGATGCCTCGCGGAGTGTCGGCGTCGTGACGCACCTCCTGTCGAGCGACCATCGCCAGGGGTTCATGGCGGCCATTCAGGACGAATACGAGGCCGTACGTGAGGCGCATCATCACCGGACTTCGACGGCGGAGTATCTGCCGCTCGAGGCCGCGCGGGCCAATGCGCCGGCGATCGACTGGACGGCGGCGCCCATCACGGCGCCCCATCGCCCCGGTATCACCGTGTTGCGCGATATCGACCTCGCGACGCTGCGCCCGTACATCGACTGGGCGCCCTTTTTCTCGGCCTGGGAGATGAAAGGCAAGTACCCTCAATTGCTCGACGACCCTGAGATCGGCGTTGAGGCCCGCCGGCTGTTTGACGATGCGCAGCAGCTGCTCGACGAACTCGTCCGCGATGGCAAGCTGGCCGCGCACGCCGTCCTCGCCCTGTTTCCGGCGGCCGGCGTGGGCGACGACATCGACCTGTTCGCCGACGAACGCCGCGACACCCCCATGGCTCGCCTCCATACGCTGCGGCAGCAATCCCGCAAGACCTCCGGCCGGCCCAACCGGGCGCTGGCCGACTACATCGCGCCGGCCGCTTCCGGTCGTCAGGACTACCTGGGCCTCTTCGCCGTCACCGCCGGCGATGGCGTCGAGGCGCTCGCGGCCGCGTACGATCGGGTCCACGACGTCTACAACAGCATCATGGTGAAGGCCCTGGCGGATCGGCTCGTCGAGGCCGCGGCCGAGTGGCTCCACCGGGAGGTTCGCACGGCCTATTGGGGCTATACGCCCGAAGAAACGCTGTCGAGCAGCGAACTCATCCGCGAGGCCTATCGGGGCATCCGCCCGGCGCCGGGATATCCGGCGTGCCCGGATCATACCGAGAAGCGAATCCTCTGGGACGTGCTCGACGCCCGGCGTCACACGGGGATCGCGCTGACCGAAAGCCTGGCGATGACGCCGGCGGCTTCGATCTGCGGGATGTATTTTGCCCATCCGGACGCCGCATATTTTAATGTTGGTCAGATCGCGCGCGACCAGGTGATCGATTACGCCGATCGCAAGGGCATGCCCCTCGGGGAGGTCGAGCGCTGGCTGGCTCCTCGCCTTGCCTACGAACCCGATGCGCAGGAGGCCCTCGCCACCGTGTCCCCGAGGCCGTCCAACTAA
- a CDS encoding alpha/beta fold hydrolase, producing the protein MTLFHQSYGEGYPLLILHGLLGASGNWHTLSRNVFSHSFAVHALDLRNHGRSPHSPSMSYAEMAGDVLEFMDAEGMETAHMMGHSMGGKVAMTFALTYPDRLGRLVVADVAPRAYPPHHTSILNALRRLDLNAFDSRAAVDDALAHDITSKPIRQFLLKNLSAEPDGSFTWKMNLDAIDANYDALSQAVEPTGIFSGDALFIRGGDSNYVTDEDVPSIHRLFPSAQISTISGASHWLHAEAPDVFGAAVMVFLGR; encoded by the coding sequence GTGACGCTTTTCCATCAATCCTACGGCGAGGGGTATCCCTTGCTCATCCTCCACGGTCTCCTCGGGGCGAGCGGCAACTGGCATACCCTCAGTCGGAACGTCTTCTCGCATAGTTTTGCCGTCCACGCGCTCGACCTCCGCAACCACGGCCGGTCCCCGCATAGCCCTTCGATGTCCTATGCGGAGATGGCCGGCGATGTGCTCGAATTCATGGACGCCGAGGGCATGGAGACCGCGCACATGATGGGACATTCGATGGGGGGAAAGGTGGCGATGACGTTTGCGCTTACCTATCCCGACCGCCTCGGCCGGCTCGTCGTGGCCGACGTCGCGCCGCGTGCCTATCCGCCGCATCACACGTCTATCCTCAACGCCTTGCGCCGGCTCGACCTTAACGCCTTCGACTCCCGGGCCGCCGTCGACGACGCCCTGGCCCACGACATCACGTCGAAACCCATCCGCCAATTCCTGCTCAAGAACCTGTCCGCCGAACCCGATGGGTCGTTTACCTGGAAGATGAACCTGGATGCGATCGATGCGAACTACGATGCCCTGAGCCAGGCCGTCGAACCCACCGGGATCTTTAGCGGAGATGCGCTATTCATACGCGGCGGCGACTCGAATTATGTGACCGACGAGGACGTACCGTCCATCCACCGGCTCTTTCCGTCCGCCCAGATCAGCACTATATCCGGGGCCAGCCACTGGCTGCATGCTGAAGCGCCGGATGTCTTCGGCGCGGCCGTGATGGTGTTCCTGGGGCGGTAG